A genomic segment from Pollutimonas thiosulfatoxidans encodes:
- the phoB gene encoding phosphate regulon transcriptional regulator PhoB yields MSTTILVIEDEPAIQELISVNLSFAGHKVLRAFDAEQAQTLIRAELPDLILLDWMLPGASGITLARTLRSDERTRHVPVIMLTAKGSEHDKVEGLEAGADDYITKPFSPKELMARIKAVLRRRAPQLTDDAIQIGSLRLDPATHRVTGDEISLTIGPTEFRLLHFFMTHTERVFSRAQLLDQVWGDHVFVEERTVDVHIRRLRKALEPAGHDQHIETVRGAGYRFTAQLPKLA; encoded by the coding sequence ATGAGCACGACCATACTTGTTATTGAAGACGAACCAGCAATCCAGGAGCTGATCTCCGTGAATTTGTCCTTCGCGGGCCATAAGGTATTGCGGGCCTTCGACGCCGAGCAGGCCCAGACCTTGATACGAGCCGAGCTACCCGACCTGATTTTGCTGGACTGGATGCTCCCAGGCGCGTCAGGCATCACACTGGCACGCACGCTGCGCTCGGACGAGCGCACTCGCCACGTACCGGTGATCATGCTGACTGCCAAGGGATCCGAACACGACAAGGTCGAAGGCCTGGAGGCAGGCGCGGACGACTACATCACCAAGCCGTTTTCTCCTAAGGAGCTGATGGCCCGGATCAAGGCCGTGCTTCGGCGCCGCGCCCCCCAACTGACCGATGACGCCATTCAGATCGGCAGCTTGCGGCTCGACCCCGCCACCCATCGGGTGACCGGCGACGAGATCTCGCTGACAATAGGACCGACCGAATTTCGTCTGCTACACTTTTTCATGACACATACCGAGCGCGTGTTCTCCCGCGCCCAGTTGCTGGATCAAGTGTGGGGCGATCACGTTTTCGTGGAAGAGCGCACTGTAGACGTGCATATCCGGCGTCTGCGCAAGGCGCTCGAACCTGCCGGCCATGATCAGCATATTGAGACCGTACGGGGCGCCGGATACCGGTTTACCGCCCAACTACCCAAGCTTGCATGA
- a CDS encoding 5-oxoprolinase subunit C family protein has translation MTVTVIKPGLLSSFQDLGRHGHQYLGVPVGGAMDTRAHRLANLLVGNAQDEATLEITLAGPTLRFDSPACIAISGAQLGAMLNGQAIPNNRPLVLRAGDILSFGGRQSGLRAYIAWHGGVDLPPVLSSRSTYLRGGFGGYQGRALRQGDVFSMPWRPGATDLGALADELWKIKVYLPATLSAMARGAIRAVKGAHAALFTTASVQQFFDADFKISPNSERMGYRLQGPTLSLRSNQQLLSEATSFGSVQVPADGNPIILMADRQTTGGYAKIAHVATVDLPIVAQCMPGDALRFVEITLEEAQQLDDHRIAAFDLLSCNLAPLRALFKD, from the coding sequence ATGACTGTCACCGTTATCAAGCCCGGCCTGCTCTCCAGCTTCCAGGATCTTGGCCGCCATGGGCATCAGTATCTGGGCGTTCCAGTTGGCGGCGCCATGGACACACGTGCCCACCGCCTGGCCAATTTGCTGGTTGGCAACGCGCAAGACGAGGCCACGCTGGAGATCACCCTGGCCGGGCCAACGCTGCGCTTTGACTCGCCGGCTTGCATAGCCATCAGTGGCGCGCAACTGGGTGCCATGCTTAATGGACAAGCCATACCGAACAATCGCCCGCTGGTGCTGCGAGCGGGCGATATTCTGTCTTTCGGCGGTCGGCAATCCGGCCTGCGCGCCTATATAGCCTGGCACGGCGGCGTAGACCTGCCCCCCGTCCTGTCCAGCCGCAGCACCTACCTGAGAGGCGGCTTTGGCGGCTACCAGGGCCGGGCACTACGCCAGGGCGATGTCTTCTCCATGCCGTGGCGGCCCGGCGCAACAGACCTGGGCGCATTGGCCGACGAGTTATGGAAGATCAAGGTTTACCTTCCTGCAACGCTAAGCGCAATGGCCCGCGGCGCAATAAGGGCCGTGAAGGGAGCCCATGCAGCGCTGTTCACGACTGCCTCGGTCCAGCAGTTTTTTGATGCCGATTTCAAAATAAGCCCGAACTCTGAACGCATGGGCTATCGCCTGCAAGGGCCAACCTTGAGCCTGCGCAGCAACCAGCAGTTGTTATCCGAAGCCACCAGCTTTGGAAGCGTCCAGGTGCCGGCCGACGGAAACCCGATCATCTTGATGGCCGACCGCCAGACCACGGGCGGTTATGCCAAGATCGCACATGTCGCCACGGTGGACCTGCCCATTGTGGCGCAATGCATGCCGGGCGACGCCTTGCGTTTCGTGGAAATCACACTGGAAGAGGCGCAACAGCTTGATGATCATCGCATCGCCGCGTTCGACTTGTTAAGCTGCAACCTGGCGCCGCTGCGCGCCCTTTTTAAAGACTGA
- the phoR gene encoding phosphate regulon sensor histidine kinase PhoR codes for MIKTIISVGLWAAAGWLIGLWLGAETGWAVLCLGLLIMILVSGLQLSRISQWVRDIHAPPPPSVGPWDEILAPIYRQLRKDSRQIEELNRNVNGIMLAAEALPDGAITLDEAMHLTWCNQMASEHLGLDLKIDRNHSIFNILRAPEFARYARQKAWPGPILLHMNSDGQDKALLVQLTRYGIGHFLIVTRDVTQVEKLETTRKDFVANVSHELRTPLTVLSGFLETLRDMPEESLSQEQKHRYQTLMLEQAQRMQAIVDDLLTLSTLESSPHAEGVPVAMDQIIHKALQQGRVLSGDQHVFVDNIAEGLCIKGIETELASAVSNLLTNAIRYTPKDGTITVSWYITEDGHACYSVQDTGIGIAPQDIPRLSERFYRVDRGRSRATGGTGLGLAITKHVAMRHNAEMAIQSRFGAGSIFSLNFPRRGFACKFPKLIKMELAIAATASIPNVTEHLDVPEK; via the coding sequence ATGATCAAAACCATTATTTCAGTAGGCCTGTGGGCCGCAGCGGGCTGGCTGATCGGCCTATGGCTGGGGGCCGAGACGGGATGGGCGGTACTTTGCCTGGGCTTGTTGATCATGATCTTGGTCAGCGGCCTGCAACTATCGCGAATCTCGCAGTGGGTACGCGACATTCATGCTCCGCCGCCGCCCTCTGTGGGTCCGTGGGATGAAATACTGGCCCCGATCTACCGACAGCTACGCAAGGACAGCCGGCAAATCGAAGAGCTGAACCGCAACGTCAATGGCATTATGCTGGCCGCTGAAGCGCTGCCGGACGGCGCCATCACCCTGGACGAGGCCATGCACCTGACATGGTGCAATCAAATGGCCAGCGAACATCTCGGCCTGGACCTGAAGATAGACCGCAATCACAGCATCTTCAATATTTTGCGGGCGCCCGAATTTGCGCGCTACGCCCGCCAGAAGGCGTGGCCAGGACCGATACTGCTGCACATGAACAGCGACGGCCAGGACAAGGCGCTGCTGGTGCAACTGACCCGCTACGGCATAGGCCATTTCCTTATCGTTACCCGCGATGTGACGCAGGTCGAAAAATTGGAAACTACACGCAAGGACTTCGTGGCGAATGTCTCGCACGAGCTGCGTACCCCGCTGACCGTACTGTCCGGCTTTCTGGAGACCCTGCGAGACATGCCGGAAGAATCGCTCAGCCAAGAGCAGAAGCATCGCTATCAAACGCTTATGCTGGAGCAGGCCCAGCGCATGCAGGCCATCGTCGACGATCTGCTTACGCTTTCCACGCTGGAGTCTTCCCCCCATGCCGAAGGCGTGCCGGTAGCGATGGACCAGATCATCCACAAAGCCCTGCAACAAGGCCGCGTCCTGTCCGGCGATCAGCATGTATTCGTGGACAACATTGCCGAGGGCCTGTGCATCAAGGGGATAGAAACGGAACTGGCTTCGGCGGTTTCAAATCTGCTCACCAACGCCATCCGCTACACGCCCAAGGACGGGACGATCACCGTCAGTTGGTACATAACGGAAGACGGACACGCCTGCTATTCCGTGCAAGACACCGGCATAGGCATTGCCCCTCAAGACATTCCCCGGCTAAGCGAACGCTTCTATCGCGTCGATCGCGGGCGGTCGCGTGCCACCGGAGGCACGGGCCTGGGCCTGGCAATTACCAAGCATGTCGCCATGCGGCACAATGCCGAAATGGCCATACAGAGCCGCTTCGGTGCAGGCAGCATCTTCTCGTTGAACTTCCCCCGGCGCGGGTTTGCATGCAAGTTTCCGAAACTCATTAAAATGGAGCTTGCCATCGCCGCGACCGCGTCGATCCCGAACGTTACGGAGCATCTCGATGTCCCAGAAAAATAA
- a CDS encoding VOC family protein, protein MSQKNNLPPFHLAFPVRDLAEARAFYGNLLGCPEGRSSEQWVDFDFYGHQIVAHLSPEECGQAATSSVDEHNVPVRHFGAVLDMATWEALAAKLKAAGTEFVIEPYVRFKGEPGEQATMFFLDPSGNALEFKSFQDMSSLFAK, encoded by the coding sequence ATGTCCCAGAAAAATAATCTTCCGCCCTTTCACCTGGCCTTTCCCGTCCGCGACCTGGCCGAGGCGCGCGCCTTCTACGGAAACCTGCTGGGCTGCCCTGAAGGCCGATCATCCGAGCAATGGGTGGATTTCGATTTTTATGGCCATCAGATCGTGGCCCATCTTTCGCCGGAAGAATGCGGGCAAGCCGCCACCAGCAGTGTCGACGAGCATAACGTGCCAGTGCGCCACTTTGGCGCCGTGCTCGACATGGCCACCTGGGAAGCACTGGCGGCCAAGCTGAAGGCTGCCGGCACGGAGTTCGTCATCGAGCCTTATGTGCGCTTCAAAGGCGAACCCGGCGAACAAGCGACCATGTTCTTCCTGGACCCTTCGGGCAACGCACTCGAGTTCAAGTCCTTTCAGGACATGAGCTCTTTGTTCGCCAAATAA
- the pxpB gene encoding 5-oxoprolinase subunit PxpB, with amino-acid sequence MLSSDQTSRRGWSILPQGDRCLILVFGQDIQVDTGRRCALAAAALRAAQLSGISDIVPTFNTVALHFQPEGLGKGAGIAQLASEVNHVLDAAMSQEQITSSGKQVEIPVCYGGEHGPDLQAVADHCKLDPAEVIRLHSHEPAYVFMLGFAPGAPYIGVHDPKLSIGRRDTPRTLLPAGSVAIANLQTMIYPNASPGGWNIIGATPVVLFDPTQDPPTLLQPGDTVKFVPIDAQAFQALRQETA; translated from the coding sequence GTGTTGTCGTCCGATCAGACCTCCCGCCGCGGCTGGTCCATATTGCCACAAGGCGATCGCTGCCTGATTTTGGTCTTCGGCCAGGACATACAGGTCGATACCGGGCGGCGCTGTGCGCTGGCCGCTGCCGCCCTACGGGCAGCGCAGCTTAGTGGCATCTCCGACATCGTCCCGACTTTCAATACCGTTGCCCTGCACTTTCAACCAGAAGGCTTGGGGAAAGGCGCCGGCATCGCGCAACTGGCGTCCGAGGTAAACCACGTGCTTGATGCCGCCATGTCCCAAGAGCAAATTACAAGCAGCGGCAAGCAAGTGGAGATTCCGGTCTGTTATGGCGGTGAGCATGGCCCTGACCTGCAAGCGGTGGCTGATCATTGCAAGCTGGACCCAGCGGAGGTCATACGCTTGCACAGCCATGAGCCTGCCTATGTCTTCATGCTGGGGTTTGCACCGGGCGCGCCCTATATTGGTGTGCACGACCCCAAGCTGTCCATCGGGCGGCGCGACACGCCGCGCACCTTGCTGCCGGCCGGTTCGGTGGCCATCGCGAACCTGCAAACCATGATTTATCCCAATGCCAGCCCGGGCGGCTGGAACATTATCGGGGCAACGCCTGTCGTGCTGTTCGATCCCACCCAGGATCCGCCCACACTGTTGCAACCGGGCGATACCGTGAAGTTCGTGCCTATAGATGCCCAGGCCTTCCAGGCGCTACGGCAAGAAACCGCATGA